The genomic stretch acagggctggcagaggctgctgggCACCAGGACAGCAGCTGGACACAGAGGGGCTTCCAAGAGGAATGCCCTGACTCAGGGCTTTCACGGAtttgttcaaaaataaacaaaccagaaCTTGGCGCTCAAGATAATAAAGATTATTCTCATGAGGagggaaaacaagcaaagattCAGTATTTCTTGCAACATACTAGAAGACTATTTTATGCCATTTGTGACCATTACTTTCAGTCCAtgaacttttttatttctgtggtaaACTTCAATAAACTACAGGCTTTCTCTTTGATAAGGAAGTAGATAAACAATCTCAAATCATTAGATTAGAATGTCAGCTGTGAATCAGAATATCTTGACATTTTCAGGAGGCTATTCACATTTGTATATGCATATACTTCCCTTGCCTTACTCTGCAAAGGctattttgtttggtttgtgccCTTCCTCACCAAGAAACACCAAAAACCAGTAGCACCATGAGCTCGCCGAGCTGGATAGAAGGATGGTTGTGTTGAAAATTAATTATCCTTAAGCTAATCAGTGTGAAAGTTCAGGGCACCAACACAGAAGCCAGTCTCCAGCAAAAAGGATAATACTAGAGATGCCACAGGAACAAATACAACCTACCACCTTGAATTTTCTACAGTTCTTCACTAGGGAAAGACTCTGTGGTTGAAAATGCTGTATAAGAACACCAGGATTGCTTTTTCCCTCAGCTCCTCTGATATAGGGGCATTGGGGTCAAATTCAAGCAGGAACAGAGGTCACAGCAGGTCTTTCCTCAAATCTAAAAGGAATAAACACCAGAAGGGTGCCCTGAACTCCCACACCTGCAGCTAGTGCGCTGTTCCAGGATGAGGGAGGTCTGACAAAACATCCAAGGCTGGCTTATGGTAGGGCAGCATAGGGAAGTGGAGCCTCacatttttcctgctctgcctACCTAGTTAGGATGCATCGAATTCAGTGAAAAGTCTGTGTGTGTAGGtggcaaagcagaaacatgccaggctggggcagggggtcaTAGTCTTCTCTTTCCCACATGAATCCATCTCTCCTCTTCTTGGCTTTCCCCGCTTCCCCATTAACCCTGCTTTGTCCTAGAAGTGTCTCCGGACCCTGAGACAGTTCACCCCAGCCTGGTGCTCTCAGAGAGCCTCAGGGGCATCTGCTTCACCAACACCTCCTAAGACCTAAGCTCTTGGCACTTCCCTGCCTAGCCCCGCATGCTGGGATCACCCATCTGTGCCTCCATCCACCACTGCTGAGAGGCTGAGGTGTGGAAAAACTCAGTGGCCTGTGGGTGTCTGCAATAAatcaggcagctgctgggtaAAGCACCCACACAGGAGAGGGACCGCTGGAGAGTGCAGCTGTGGCACGAAGAACATGGCCATGACCACTCCTTCTACCCccctgctgctcacagccagAGCCGTGCAGGCTGGGGTCCTCCTCAGTGATGAAGCTGAGGAAGTCTCCTTTTATAATATGACTAATTGCTCTCACATCTGCGCTTCTGACATCACCTTCACTGAATCAGTCTGTCCCCTGCTCCATCCAGGCATACACATGGGCCACATTGATGCTGACCCACCCAGCACACATCAGCCCTCAGACTGGTACACACCGCTGGTAGCTGCTCTCCTCTCCAACAGGTACAAACATTCAAACAGCTAATAAGGTGTAAAAGGGAAATGCTTCCCGGGCAAATCTGATCTCACAGCCCCAGGCTTAACAACCAGAATCTTTAGATTTAGAAGGAAACCTAGCATGACCgcttccccatccccatctgCAGTAATTTCTCaggccctgcagagcaggacccAGAAGCAGAATGGTGCTCCAGCCTATACTGAGCTtatactgtgttttctgtgcacATTTTTGGAGTGCAGACTGTCACTTTGTCCACATTGATGCATGGTTTGTGAATTGCCAGATGGCTTTAGAATAAatagtttttttgaaaattgtttccACTGTCATAGTTCAATAATTACAGGAAGCCTTGTGTAAacacctgctgctctgcttgtaATAGGTAAATATCCCCTGTTTGGTGGTAGAGGACTCCTGATCTTTTTACCCAGTTGCTGACTAGTGACTTCTGATCTTTACACCTATTCTAAGTAGTCCATACTTTCTATGGAGCAGGAACTATGGACCAGAAAAGATAACCCTGAGTCATCTTGCTTGCCATTAAAGCTCGTGTTTAGAAAATGATCCCGACCGTACTGTAGGTCAGGACATTGAAGTCTGTGGCAAGCTCTGTAGTGTTACAGCTACATGGGTGGCCTTACCAACTTCTTAATGTTTGACTTTGAAATTTAAGCAGTCTCGGAGGAACTTCCATGCATTTTCTTAAGTTAGTgaaatatacttaaaaaaaagcagaggaaaacccTAGAAAATCCAAAATGTGTTACCCTAGAGAAAAGCTCTTCAGTCATTACAGTTGATTTTTGAACCCACTGTCAACTTGACCAACAGCTGAGAATGGATGAAACTTAAATTATTTCCACCCATTTAATATTAAGAACGTGCATTTATTACCCACCAATATATGAGTTCCTGCAGGAAAGTCATTTAAGCTTATCCTTTACATCAAGACAGCAACCACAACAAAAAGTCACCAAGAAAGAAATCCTTGACATTTGGTTTTAGTAAGGAGTAGCGTGCAAACAACAGTCACATCAGTTATTCAGCGCCAGGCCCAGCTGTTGGAATGACACACCACGGCACTGCAGCGCAGCCCAAGGTCCATTGCAAGCTGCATTTATCATCCCAGTATACAGCTTTGTAGCCACAGCACACAGAGGAGGCTGCACAGCACGCCCCCTCTCCACACATCCATTTCCACCTTTTCGTCAGCCACACCTTCACTATTCACCTAGAACAAAGCTGTTCCCAGTTATGGATTCCCACAGACCTAAAACACACTCTGTAAACCTTCCTTCACCCTGCCCCCACCAAGAAAAGCCATGGCATGCCTCTGCAATGGTCGCAAAGCCGATGACTGcagagtcttttttttccccccaccgGCCATAAAAGGAGTTTTTGAAAGCTATCTGATGTATAGACATCAGCATAGTTGGCATGTCTAGTTTATGGGAGTTGATTTACACCCTGGCAGACTCATCTTGAGATACATGGTGCAAACTAGGGCCACATTGTGCCTGGTGGCACTGCAGGTGTTGTGGCTGGATTCTTGGCCTGCTGGTTGAAAACACACCCAGACTGATGACCATGGTGGCAAAGGAGCCTTCCTTCCAGTCAATATCCCAAAAGGATGTGCTTATGGTTTCTGCAGGAGCAATGTGGTCAACAGGGGGCACTGGTCCCATAAGCTGCTTTAGTATAGAAGAATGTATATCCAAGTGTGCCTACACCAGCAATTCCCAGTATTCACCCTCTAAGATATGCATCCAACACCTGTGTCTAAGGCTGAGGCTCATCTAAGCTTCCTCTGGGTTCAGTGGAGAAAAACATTACCAGCTGAAGTCATCCTCTCTTGTGATAAGGACCTAAAGCTGGGCCATCCAGCTGGCCTTCTGGAGATGCACACCTCTCCCTTTTAACTGTAAAGGGAGCCCAGAGAAGGAGTTTTGATTCCAGCATCGAGCTTTTAGATGGCTTAAGTTAGAGAAGATCAATCACAAACTGTGGTGCTGATCCAATTGCTGGGGTTCCAGAGGCCACCAAAACCAGAGAGACATTCTTGTCTTGTTAAAGCAGTTCTTACCTGGCTGATCACTCTTCTTATGGCAACTTTAACTTCTTTGTTCCTCAGACTGTAGATTGTGGGGTTTAGCAGGGGAGTGAGGATTCCATAGAGCATGGAAACTATCCTATCCTGGTGAGGTGAATAGGTGGAGGAAGGCCGTACATACGTGCAAATGGTGGTCCCATAGAAAAGGCATACTACAGTCAAGTGAGAACCACAAGTGGAGAAAGCTTTGTGCCTGCTCTCAGAAGAGTTCATGCAGAGGATAGCCAAGAGGATATAGACATACGAGATCAGAGTGACCACAAAGGCGCTGCTTCCAAGGACCCCAGCAACTGTGAGAATTACCAGTTCCCTACTGTAGGTAGGTGAGCAGGAGAGGGCCAGCATAGGAGGAATATCACAGTAATATTGGTCAATATCATTAGAATCACAAAAAGCGAGTGTAAAAATCAAAGATGTGTGcaacagagaattaaaaaatcCTGCTACCCAGGTGCCAATGGTTAGGTGAGCACACAGTTTCATACTCATGATATTCATGTACTGCAGCGGGTGACATATTGCAACATAACGGTCATATGCCATCACAGccaagagaaaaatctctgtgCCTACAACATCAATGAGGAAAAACAGCTGGAGCATGCAGCCAGTGAATGAAATCACCTTGTTCTCAAGCAACAAGGCCTCCAGCATCTTAGGCACAGTGATAGTGGGACATAAGAGATCCAGTAAGGATAAGCTGCCAAGGAAGAAGTACATGGGGTTGTGCAGATGAGTGTCTGTGCTAATGGCAACAAGGATCATGATGTTGCCTGCCATGGTGATCAAATAAGTGATCAAAAAgagcacaaagagaaaaaaacagacttcTGGAGCACCAGAGAGGCCTACAAGAACAAATTCAGATACTGTTGATAGGTTGACCTTCTGCATCTTATCTTTCATTGCAGAAATGATTGCAGAGGTTTacctggaagaaagaagaagtTTTAACTTAGTCAGAATTGCATCTCCCTTTCGAAagggtgtgatttttttttttagtcatttTGCAGttcaaaaacatttgcaagttTGCATTGACACACTCAAATTTTACTCACATAATCCTAAtgtaaaaggcaaaatataGGTATTAAGCTTAACAGTGATTAAtcaaaaatgtttaattcttACAAGTCATCTTCTCGGACTGAAGAGCTGAAAGTTGAAGACAAAGATACCTTGGTTGGTCACAGCCCCAGGCAACTGGCTGGACTTTGGAGGTAGCTTTACTGTGAGCAAGGGGAGTGGAGTACAGACCTCTAGAAATCCTTTCAGCATGAATTATTTAGCAATAATAATATCACCAAAAGGGCTTAGATTACTAACTGAAGCTAAAGACTTAATTCTTTTTAGGTGAGTAATGCTATCACAGAATTAAATCCCTGGCGGGCAGACAGGTAGTGTACCCCAggtacatttttgttttttcagctttatcCAGTgggatataaaaagaaatatagcCTAGTATCCAATTAAAGACCTCCCTGCTTCTATAAATTTTACCCTTTAGACTTCCATAACAGTATTAGTACTTTTAGGATCTAGCTGGactccccccagcctcccctccttttcccaATTCAAAGCAGCCTAGGAAGACCTGGTATTGAAGGATCTTTCCATCTACCCTCCATTGCTACACTGAATGTAACTCAGTGCTTATGGCAGCAACTTACATATAGCTCTATAGAAAGACAGTTTGGCACAAGCACCTTTTTGCAGCTTAAAGCATGATTATGAGATGGTGTGAATATTGACACACACTCTTATTCGTAAGAGATACGGACAACAAATGAAATAGTGACTACGATGTCCCATCTGAGACTGGCTCGTCTGTAGTCTCATGTTCTCACAGAAGCTTGCTTCCAGCTAGAAAAGGACCAAAGTCAGAGCCTACACTGCTGTAAGAAATagtcagcagaaacaaaacGCACATGGTGCTTTAAATCACAGCATCACTTGTTCTTAAAACTGGGAACTTACTCAGGTGAAATACAACAGAAGCTTAACACAGAAATACTCACTGCTACAAAGAATTAATTACTGGTAATGTATAGTTGTCTGTATCTCCAGAAAAGATGActatcctttttcttctttctacatCTGATTAGATATGATGGAAAATGATGTTACTGTAGACCTAGGAACATCAATCTATTCAGGAAGTGATGGATCCAGATTTAGCAGCGTAGGAATATTCATACAAACATCTGCAAGCACTGGCAAAAGTGCTAGCTTGACTGCAAGGGTAAGTGCCTCTTTCCTGTAATGAGGTTTTATAAACATGTGAAGATGTATCTGGGGAGGAGTGTCTCTGAAGCTTTTTGGGATGCTACCTTTATTGCATAGATGAGGCTTTTCCAGGCTGTTGTCAAAGGGGATTAGAAAGGTGATAAACAATTACTTCATCCTGAACCCTTTTGTAGGACTGTTTTAAAGGGCTGTAGTTTGATACTTGAGTCTATACCCAGGCAAAAGAAATAGATGGTGTCATTCTCACTAGGTCCTGCCAGCCCACCTCAGGTGCCATTCCAGGTTACTGAAGTTTTACATCTCacaataatttaaagaaatgacAACACTGGACTAAACTACAGCCTTGAACTTACTTTATCACAAACTGTTTTCAGACCAATTTGTCATGCTCTGGAGCCTGAGTCTATTGCTTACACATACTGGGTCAAAATAAATTTGGCAACAACTACTCTGCAAAAGAGCATACCTTAGGCAAGGGCAGTGGGAACAGTGTCTTTGCAGGGTAAAGAGCAGAACCTGAGTGACTGCTGTGGAACAGTTGTACTGGTGTTGCAATGGCAGCTAGCACAGCATCATACGCCAGTATAAATTCCTTCCACGTTGATTCTATGGGCAATCTCTAATTCTTGTACTGGAGCAACCTTTAAATTTTGTGCAGTCCCTACAGAAATGACAGAAGATACGCCACTTGTAAAATCCATGCACTACTTGAAGCAGATGTGTGCCCTGGCATAAGAAGGAACAAATTACCAGCACTACTTTGAAGAGCTAACAAAAATTCCCCTCTGGCTCCAGGAAGCATCCATGCATTATGCACTCATTTATGGGAGCACACTTGATGTCTGATGTACAGGAATAGGAACAGACCTGTTCCTTTTCCAGTATTACCTGCCCATAACTCCTGCACTGTTAACAGGGATGATAATGTTTGTCAATCATTCTTAAAGCCCATTTGCTATGTTTGCAGCATGCGACTCTTAGAAAACTAATACTCCTGCATATATGTCAGAAGGTAAATTGAAGTTCTCCAAGGGTTAGAAAGCACAGGCCTGCCCTGCCATGGATGTGTAGAACTGTGGCTGGGATAAATCCATGCGGTCCAGATCTTTCTGTGTACTGCAGCTAGCCCTAGGACCATCAGACATCACACTTCCCATGAAGTTTTGCAACAAAGAACGGAGCTAATAATTTtgcaataaaaccagaaagagatACAATAGAGATCAATCTCCTCCATATCTGCGAGAGCTAGGACTGTGCCCTTTCATCTTCCTCAAGTGGCTTCATGGCCCTTCCGCTGCCAGTTACCCACTTTCCCACGAACAGCCACAGGAGGGCAATACCCCACGCAAAATCTCTACTGCTTCGAAGTATATTGCTGTGCCAGCAGTCGACACTATGTGCTAATGCTGCCCACAAAAAAGGGGCCTCCTGCTATtgcttttggtatttttaatctGAGACTTTATGGCTAAAGCCCACTGCTGACAATCCAACCTCAGGACAACATAATGCCTGACGTTCTGCTAAACTATTCACTGCTAGCTGCCAGCGTGATGTACATCTCACAGAAGAGAGATACTTGAAGCCAACCCAATCTAAGCAGTGTTAAAgctgtgccccccagcagcGCAATGCAGGTAGCTTTGCTTGACCCAcagtctttaaataaaattgcttaGACCAGGACCTCTTCAGGTTTTCTCAGGATTCAACAAAAGCATTGTAGAGATCCTGCCAGCtttcaaagtacttttttttttttttttctcctttgacaCAGTCTTTTGCTGTCCTCTAGATTAAGGCAATAATCAAACCTGAGCATAAACTCAGAGCTGCTAATTTCCAGGAGAGATAGAACATGAGATTTTAATGATGCACAGTGGAGCCAATTTACACACACTTATAAACTCACCTGCCAAGTTGCACCATTGCAATTTGTCAGGCACCAACTTTTTAACAGCATCTACTGAGGCCTTATTAAACTCATCCCAAGCcatttctggagagaaaaatcaattataTTAAATTACTTGTCTTGAGACACAAGCTCCCAAAAGTCACACAGAATTTGCATTTGGCTTCCTTGTCAAAATCAGAGCATCTGTCTCAAATCAATACATGCAATGGTCTGCATAGCATCTCCTcatagaaaagcaaaggaaatagcAGGCACTTCTCCTGGAGGATGCATGGAACTTAAAAAGTAGGAAATTACAGATTTGTAataaagaaacagctgaaattcaGCACTGGTTCTGGTGAGGACTTtatcataaaacaaaaattgttaGTCATCTACTAGGAGTTACCAGCCTGGCATGTCCATTTTGCACTTTCCCTTCAGCCTCCCCGGCACAAACATTTCTTCTTAATGGCACATACCATAATGCTGAGGGAACAACAATGGCAACTGAGAAATGCTGTGTTGAACTGAAGTGTCCATCACCAACACAGACTATGAAACAGATTGCCTCACATGAAGAAAGCTTTCACAGTACAACTGAAGCGTAACAGCGCACATCCCACAGGCGGTCCAGGCCCCACAGCTTCCCCAGACAAACAGCAAGGTCCTTTCCAGTTTTAACATCTAGTTTTAGGTTTTGATCTGCAACCTTATGCCGTGGAGCGTGACAGAGAGACAAGACTGAGTGTCTGAATatctccacagcctctctggatGACCTCTTCCAGTATCTGACCACCCTCAAGTTGCTCCTGCACGCCACtcacagggctggcagccaaAGGTAAATAACTGacccctccagctctgccagtgcaACTCATGTCTCAAACCCTGCCTCACAAGCACCCCACTGTTTGATCAAGGCTCCCAAATCCTCATTTCTTCCTCCATTTTCCCTGCTTTATCAATGGCCAAgagcatccccatcccatctcGCCATGTGTACCAACCCACAGACTCAAATGAAGCCTGCTAATTAGATACTTGGGAATGCAAGGTTCAGTCCCCTGTTCCAAAAAGAGCTTTGGCATCCCAGGATATAGTCACACAACAAAAGACCACGCAGAGATGCCACTTGCCACCACCAGTGAACATCAGCTGTGGCCTCACTATATTGCAATGCCTGTCGGACTGAAAATACCTCAGGGCCAAGGATAACCTGGCTGTTGTGAGGGAACCTACGCATCCTGGGTGGTTGAACTGGCTGCAGCCAACACCAGTGTGGCCTGTGGAGTACATGCCAAGGTGGATCTGAATGGGCAGAGCAAGGAACTTGGCTGAGGAAGACGCTGGGCTGCTTGGGGAAGAAAGTGACCCACCACGGTGGTGTGGGTTCGGCTGTATGGGAGGATCCTGGATCGGGATGGAggacaggcagaggaagggaaggaggcaTCAGAGGAGTCATGACAACACAGGGGGAGGAGAAAGCATAAGTCTAGTTAAAACCAGGGCCCAAAGCAGGAGCGAGCAGTGCACCTGAGGGCAGGATGTAACCAAGCAACAGGAGgactgggctggctgcaggtaGTGGCACAGACTGAGTGCTGGCAAGGGCAGAAGCCACTACCCTGACCTTGGGCCTAGGGCATACCATACGTCAGGCAATAACAGACAGTGAGGTGACCAGAAATTGCTGAGAAACTCACCTACGTGTCCTCAGCAGATGTCCTTAGTTTGCACAGAGAGGTGGTTCTGCTCCTAGGCTCACCACCATTGCAGCCCAGTGACATCTTTCCAAAGCCCAGCTGAGCTTCAGTTTTACAGCACAGCCACCTCTGCTATTTCAGTCTGCCCACACGCCCATGCACATATGAGGACATCTTTCCCATAAGCTCTTCCTGGGAGATAACTACATTCCCAATTATTTTCAGTTGGTAAGTCTTGCATGCTTAAAGATCAGTGTGGCAGACATAAATGCAGAATTGTTCATAGATCAACCACTtaaatttcatgtttttctcctgttgcaTTTGTCATGGCTCTTCCCCTTAAGAGAAAATACCCAACATTCTTGGACTTACTACTTCTACCATAGTATCCAGTGGCAAGTTCAGCACAAAGCAATACTGGCACAGAGAAATGATTTACAGTGGATATGCCAAGTCTCCAGGTCTCTGGGGAGGTCAGCAAGCACTTCGCAGGCCAATTTCACTGCAAGGATACAGTTAAGACGGGCTGACACTATGTGGCAGAAAAACTTCAAACTAATGAAGTATCTCATAAATATCTAAAACCTGGATTTGTGAATAGGTTCACAAATAACAGTAACAGAAGTAGCAAAGATAGCTAATTGCATCCCTTCTGGCTCTCCAAGCAGGACCCTGTCTCCCATCCCAGCCTCCTCTGATTCTGCTGCCCAACCTGTTCACTTCCTTACAACCACTTAGGGAAACGCACAGGGCCATTCAGCCCAGTTCAAAAATCTACTGATCCTGAAACAACAGTTTCAACTTAACACAAGCTGCTAAAACCCGCAGGCTTATTGAGAAACGGAATGATGACAGgagcaatctttttttttaaagtta from Falco rusticolus isolate bFalRus1 chromosome 10, bFalRus1.pri, whole genome shotgun sequence encodes the following:
- the LOC119154734 gene encoding olfactory receptor 1019-like codes for the protein MQKVNLSTVSEFVLVGLSGAPEVCFFLFVLFLITYLITMAGNIMILVAISTDTHLHNPMYFFLGSLSLLDLLCPTITVPKMLEALLLENKVISFTGCMLQLFFLIDVVGTEIFLLAVMAYDRYVAICHPLQYMNIMSMKLCAHLTIGTWVAGFFNSLLHTSLIFTLAFCDSNDIDQYYCDIPPMLALSCSPTYSRELVILTVAGVLGSSAFVVTLISYVYILLAILCMNSSESRHKAFSTCGSHLTVVCLFYGTTICTYVRPSSTYSPHQDRIVSMLYGILTPLLNPTIYSLRNKEVKVAIRRVISQVRTALTRQECLSGFGGLWNPSNWISTTVCD